From Danio aesculapii chromosome 18, fDanAes4.1, whole genome shotgun sequence, a single genomic window includes:
- the ompa gene encoding LOW QUALITY PROTEIN: olfactory marker protein a (The sequence of the model RefSeq protein was modified relative to this genomic sequence to represent the inferred CDS: deleted 1 base in 1 codon): MGSEMELTFTEDLQLTEVMRLRVQSLQQKGQKRQDGERLLLPHESVYRLDFSDQDLSFSRWNVSLQGTGRFTVTGICQLWTPDLTHLMTRQLLEPIGQFWRNAGDPEDSPIKCLEADIQEFGERIAELARVRKVMYFLIAFKEGVTKEKISCSLTFCKN, translated from the exons ATGGGTTCAGAAATGGAGCTGACGTTCACCGAGGATCTGCAACTGACAGAG GTGATGCGTTTGCGGGTGCAGTCGCTCCAGCAGAAGGGTCAGAAACGGCAGGACGGGGAGCGTCTTCTGCTCCCACACGAGTCTGTCTACCGGCTGGACTTCAGCGATCAGGATCTGAGCTTCAGCCGCTGGAACGTGAGTCTTCAGGGAACAGGCCGTTTCACCGTAACCGGCATTTGCCAGCTCTGGACGCCCGACCTGACCCACCTGATGACCCGCCAGCTGCTGGAGCCCATT GGACAGTTCTGGAGGAATGCCGGAGACCCTGAGGACTCACCTATTAAATGCCTTGAGGCGGATATTCAGGAGTTTGGGGAGCGGATCGCGGAGCTGGCCCGCGTACGCAAAGTCATGTATTTTCTGATCGCATTCAAGGAAGGAGTGACCAAAGAGAAAATCTCCTGCTCTCTGACCTTCTGCAAAAACTGA